In one Nitrososphaera viennensis EN76 genomic region, the following are encoded:
- a CDS encoding TetR/AcrR family transcriptional regulator, translating into MTSAHKAEVRDRIIQAAIESFSQTGYDKTKMDDISRRLGLSKGTLYLYFKSKEDLFLGVCETSLKAGDGHDAHLFTKKENAASDAEEIFDNIRRRERGNDRVMLEMVVESTRNPRLKKAMYEYHLKVHEHVLEGLKKKVGEGFIRKDVDVAGLAIALVALYDGLAVNRMLGVSDSVNKKAWVAMLKAVIAGSS; encoded by the coding sequence GTGACAAGTGCTCACAAGGCCGAAGTGCGCGACAGGATAATCCAGGCCGCGATTGAGAGTTTCTCGCAGACCGGCTACGACAAGACCAAGATGGACGACATTTCGCGCCGGCTGGGCCTGAGCAAGGGCACGCTGTACCTGTATTTCAAGAGCAAAGAGGACCTATTTTTGGGAGTTTGCGAGACGAGCCTGAAGGCAGGCGACGGCCATGACGCGCACCTGTTCACAAAGAAGGAAAACGCCGCCTCTGACGCCGAGGAGATCTTTGACAACATCCGCAGGCGTGAGCGCGGAAACGACAGGGTGATGCTGGAGATGGTAGTCGAGTCCACCCGGAACCCACGTCTCAAAAAGGCGATGTACGAGTACCACCTCAAGGTGCACGAGCATGTACTTGAGGGGCTCAAAAAGAAGGTCGGCGAGGGATTTATCAGAAAGGACGTAGACGTTGCCGGCCTTGCAATAGCACTCGTCGCGCTCTATGACGGCCTTGCGGTGAACAGGATGCTTGGCGTGAGCGATTCCGTGAACAAAAAGGCATGGGTGGCGATGCTAAAGGCAGTCATCGCCGGCTCCAGCTAG
- a CDS encoding DM13 domain-containing protein: MNKRVTIAAIVAAAILVPATVYAASPLFITTMIDEPSPIANAGDAMMAEKNEEDAMADDNDRKPDGTMMSKDEAEIDKGSTEDDAMMKDKVLVETGGTFAGAGDGFHNAEGTARVLHLGSGSSVLRLEEFKVTNGPDLYVYLSADKSNADYVSLGRLKASSGNQNYDLPDGIDLSRYDNVIIWCQSFSVYFGGAQLTTTSA, translated from the coding sequence ATGAACAAGCGCGTCACAATAGCGGCGATCGTCGCAGCGGCCATCTTGGTGCCGGCGACGGTGTACGCCGCATCTCCTCTCTTTATCACGACCATGATAGACGAGCCGTCGCCTATCGCAAACGCTGGTGACGCGATGATGGCAGAAAAAAATGAAGAGGATGCGATGGCAGACGACAACGACCGGAAGCCGGATGGCACGATGATGTCCAAGGACGAGGCAGAAATTGACAAAGGCTCGACTGAAGATGATGCTATGATGAAGGACAAGGTGCTTGTTGAGACAGGCGGGACGTTTGCAGGCGCCGGCGACGGCTTTCACAACGCGGAAGGGACTGCAAGGGTGCTGCACCTGGGCAGCGGCAGCTCTGTTTTGAGGCTTGAAGAATTCAAGGTCACAAACGGCCCCGACCTCTACGTGTACCTCTCTGCCGACAAAAGCAACGCCGACTATGTCAGCCTCGGGAGGCTCAAGGCCAGCAGCGGCAACCAGAACTACGACCTGCCAGACGGAATAGACCTCTCAAGGTACGACAACGTGATAATCTGGTGCCAGTCGTTCTCGGTCTACTTTGGCGGGGCGCAGCTCACCACTACTTCTGCGTGA
- the rnhA gene encoding ribonuclease HI: protein MSNTAAVVEVYFDGLCLPKNPGGIACYAYVIKEKGGRLLHSGSGVAAEPSAQSTNNVAEYTALIKALEWLDENGYTSHWVEVKGDSQLVVKQMNGEFRVKNKQIIPLFQKAALLRRKFRDISIAWVPREQNSEADKLSERAYNNALLENPGLLDMIK, encoded by the coding sequence GTGAGCAATACTGCTGCTGTAGTTGAGGTGTATTTTGACGGCCTCTGCCTGCCCAAAAACCCGGGCGGCATTGCGTGCTATGCCTACGTCATCAAAGAAAAGGGCGGCAGGCTTTTGCATAGTGGCTCCGGAGTTGCTGCAGAGCCATCTGCCCAGTCCACAAACAATGTCGCCGAGTACACCGCCCTCATAAAGGCGCTGGAATGGCTTGACGAAAACGGCTATACCTCTCACTGGGTAGAGGTAAAGGGCGACTCGCAGCTGGTCGTCAAACAGATGAACGGCGAGTTCCGGGTAAAAAACAAGCAGATAATCCCGCTCTTTCAAAAGGCCGCGCTCTTGAGGAGAAAATTCCGCGACATCTCGATAGCGTGGGTTCCCCGCGAGCAGAACAGCGAGGCAGACAAGCTGAGCGAGAGGGCCTACAACAACGCGCTGCTGGAAAACCCCGGCCTTCTTGACATGATAAAATGA
- a CDS encoding SIMPL domain-containing protein, whose product MKNNRNLVLIAGILAIGLVAASILGGQSMTAAAQQQPTQNNGNSNGNNTKPTVSTTGTASTSVEPDKVSVTIGVETNGTTAEEAAAANAELMQKVIDALKALGIADSQIATSHYSIYPVYDMVSPVCIEIYPQPPECKPRSEITGYRAVNSVTVTADASSDIGKIIDAAVGAGANNVNGAYFFISEARQQEIRDSLIEKAIDNARSRADKAASAVDMNVTGVHAINLNDVYFPVYFKEFAASADGGAPTTPIVPGQQQVTMNVQVVFTMG is encoded by the coding sequence ATGAAGAATAACCGCAATCTTGTGCTGATTGCAGGCATACTTGCAATCGGCCTTGTGGCAGCCAGCATACTTGGCGGCCAGTCAATGACAGCAGCTGCACAACAGCAGCCAACGCAGAACAACGGCAACAGCAATGGCAATAACACCAAGCCTACAGTGAGCACGACGGGCACCGCAAGCACCAGCGTGGAACCTGACAAAGTCAGCGTGACCATAGGCGTCGAGACAAACGGCACGACCGCAGAAGAAGCAGCGGCCGCAAACGCCGAGCTGATGCAGAAGGTGATTGACGCGCTCAAGGCACTTGGAATCGCCGACAGCCAGATCGCCACCAGCCACTACAGTATCTACCCAGTGTACGACATGGTAAGCCCGGTATGCATCGAAATCTACCCGCAGCCCCCGGAGTGCAAGCCGAGGAGCGAGATCACAGGCTACAGGGCAGTCAACTCTGTCACAGTGACGGCTGACGCAAGCTCTGACATCGGCAAGATAATCGACGCGGCGGTAGGCGCAGGCGCGAACAACGTGAACGGCGCGTACTTCTTCATCTCCGAGGCAAGGCAGCAGGAGATCCGCGACAGCCTCATCGAGAAGGCAATCGACAACGCAAGGAGCCGTGCAGACAAGGCGGCAAGCGCAGTAGACATGAACGTTACAGGCGTCCACGCGATAAACCTCAACGACGTCTACTTCCCGGTCTACTTTAAGGAATTTGCCGCAAGCGCAGACGGCGGAGCGCCAACAACCCCGATAGTTCCGGGCCAGCAGCAGGTCACGATGAACGTCCAGGTCGTCTTCACGATGGGTTAA
- a CDS encoding beta-propeller domain-containing protein: MARYSMYGMAGIGIAAAIGFVLVLGSIGGNIATRGGPGPTTFVGGNGTTATTGIPPVFTVAPTQNIAKFSSVDELRAFLTNVEASRNAFSTAQTGIPENFSKFNLGATADSDARTTAPPAPGAVMGPSSASGEAATFTENGQRTGVFSGTNNQVAGVDEPDFVKNDGKYAYVLSGDKLTISDVYPPENATIVAKVGLDIKNGQYLQEMFLNNDTLVVFYTEYAQDYVIPQYEFAPQPVYTPKTHALVLDVSDRANPKTVHDYVVSGTYHDARMIGDRVYLVTASDLYSYRQPLVPKITESSRTVVAPDIYYFQNPEPYYNFNTVTSIGLSDKDDIDSKTFMMNPASTLYVSQDNIYIAYPKYLPYNYYEQSSRDRFFKAVVPLLPQDAQAKVRAVDADTSVPASDKWDRIARILEDTYNGMSESEKTQLFDKIQKSLADYDAQAQKDATKTVIHRIAIGPNGEIDYGARGEVPGRLLNQFSMDESGDRFRVATTVEYYSPYGQGLYSNVYVLDKESMQTVGKLEQIQPGETMYSTRFIGDRLYLVTFQRIDPFFVIDLSEDTPKVLGELKLPGYSTYLHPYDEDHVIGIGKDTKDNGYGGITQTGVKLALFDVSDVANPKLVDDYVIPGQGTDSEVLWDHKALLFSKEEPNVLSIPVNTYDAEGKYAPDGRYIPPKVWRGFYVFGVSPDSGIALKGTVEHSSNATDPYYNYYYGMQVSRSFYIGDVLYTVSAGNLIKMNDIDTLADLGQLQIGSTGDVIKYPVPLDAPPKQ; this comes from the coding sequence ATGGCACGTTACTCGATGTATGGGATGGCTGGCATTGGAATTGCTGCGGCCATAGGCTTTGTGCTAGTACTGGGGTCTATCGGTGGCAACATTGCCACCAGGGGTGGGCCGGGCCCCACGACTTTTGTGGGTGGAAATGGCACTACTGCTACTACTGGCATTCCTCCGGTGTTTACTGTGGCCCCTACCCAGAACATCGCCAAGTTCTCTTCGGTTGACGAGCTGCGGGCGTTCCTGACAAACGTCGAGGCCAGCCGCAACGCATTTAGTACCGCGCAGACGGGGATACCTGAAAATTTCAGCAAGTTTAACCTTGGGGCGACTGCTGATTCCGACGCGCGTACAACAGCTCCTCCGGCTCCAGGTGCAGTCATGGGTCCTTCATCCGCCTCTGGCGAGGCTGCCACATTTACTGAAAACGGCCAGCGTACCGGCGTGTTCTCTGGCACCAACAACCAGGTGGCCGGAGTCGACGAGCCCGACTTTGTGAAAAACGACGGCAAGTACGCATACGTCTTGTCGGGCGACAAGCTGACTATATCTGACGTGTACCCTCCAGAGAACGCCACAATAGTCGCCAAGGTCGGCCTTGACATCAAAAACGGCCAGTACCTGCAAGAGATGTTCCTGAACAACGACACGCTTGTCGTGTTCTACACGGAATACGCGCAGGACTATGTAATCCCGCAGTACGAGTTTGCGCCGCAGCCGGTGTACACGCCAAAGACGCACGCCCTCGTGCTCGACGTCTCTGACAGGGCAAACCCCAAGACGGTCCACGACTATGTTGTAAGCGGCACGTACCACGACGCCAGGATGATAGGCGACCGCGTGTACCTTGTCACGGCAAGCGACCTGTACAGCTACCGCCAGCCGCTTGTGCCAAAGATAACCGAGTCGTCAAGGACGGTGGTGGCGCCGGACATCTACTACTTCCAGAACCCTGAGCCGTACTACAACTTTAACACCGTGACATCAATAGGTTTGTCCGACAAGGATGATATAGATTCCAAGACGTTCATGATGAACCCCGCGTCGACCCTGTACGTGTCGCAGGACAACATCTACATCGCCTACCCGAAATACCTGCCGTACAACTATTACGAGCAGTCAAGCCGCGACCGCTTCTTCAAAGCGGTGGTGCCGCTGTTGCCGCAGGACGCGCAGGCCAAGGTAAGGGCGGTAGACGCGGATACGTCTGTTCCTGCATCCGACAAGTGGGACAGGATAGCGAGGATCCTTGAAGACACGTACAACGGCATGTCCGAGTCGGAAAAGACCCAGCTGTTTGACAAGATCCAGAAATCGCTTGCCGACTATGACGCGCAGGCGCAAAAGGACGCGACAAAGACTGTCATACACAGGATAGCAATCGGGCCAAACGGCGAGATAGACTACGGGGCAAGGGGCGAGGTCCCCGGCAGGCTCTTGAACCAGTTCTCGATGGACGAGAGTGGAGACAGGTTCAGGGTTGCGACCACGGTCGAGTACTACTCGCCGTACGGGCAGGGCCTGTACAGCAACGTCTACGTGCTTGACAAAGAAAGCATGCAGACGGTGGGCAAGCTGGAGCAGATACAGCCGGGTGAGACGATGTACTCGACCCGCTTTATCGGCGACAGGCTCTACCTCGTGACGTTCCAGAGGATAGACCCGTTCTTTGTGATCGACCTTTCGGAGGACACGCCAAAGGTGCTCGGCGAGCTGAAACTGCCCGGATATTCGACGTACCTGCACCCGTACGACGAGGACCACGTGATCGGCATCGGCAAGGACACCAAGGACAACGGCTATGGTGGCATCACGCAGACTGGAGTAAAGCTGGCGCTCTTTGACGTGTCCGACGTGGCAAATCCAAAGCTGGTAGACGACTATGTGATACCGGGGCAGGGCACGGACTCGGAAGTGCTCTGGGACCACAAGGCGCTGCTGTTCAGTAAGGAGGAGCCAAACGTGCTTTCCATACCTGTTAACACCTATGACGCAGAGGGAAAGTACGCGCCGGACGGCCGCTACATTCCTCCAAAGGTGTGGCGCGGGTTCTACGTCTTTGGCGTGAGCCCTGACTCGGGAATCGCGCTAAAGGGAACGGTAGAGCACTCCAGCAACGCGACCGACCCGTACTACAATTATTACTACGGCATGCAGGTGAGCAGGTCGTTCTACATCGGCGACGTGCTGTACACCGTGTCTGCAGGCAACCTGATCAAGATGAACGACATCGACACCCTTGCTGACCTCGGGCAGCTGCAGATAGGGAGCACGGGCGACGTGATAAAGTACCCTGTGCCCCTCGACGCGCCACCAAAACAGTGA
- a CDS encoding RMD1 family protein, protein MIQEGELVFIYVSDIGGEVQPKDLEGRLGEYGRACREKVPGASWIEEGVRIVAKDAVEVFGIKSSVEIKVFSIGGILVRINVPVRNRDFAQTLEIISRAEGDDGGGSGSGSGNVGSSGVLAVVSQGASSSTSSSSTSSSTTIPMAEFARDLARRIKEDIKPFITSPYASIDYEERYRLVMVREGDRGLIEKSRKEIVGLIRKEPFERLCMEEVDEIFDNNRYAYRDNFFIADIRGAFGFAKNVEAFPVPRAAELYLLQKLQLRVYDSLLDDMLGKSYDILAKAEFKADRELGERINDIHLMRLELLEIVSAMKVARGSPRARIFSSLCETLGEVFEVQDLADSVTRKLDRLGEIYTMVYDSLQNTRFIKMDRTMLMLEAIIVVLIAIEIILVLVGKL, encoded by the coding sequence ATGATTCAGGAAGGCGAGCTCGTATTCATATATGTCTCGGACATTGGAGGGGAGGTCCAGCCAAAGGATCTGGAGGGGAGGCTGGGCGAGTATGGAAGGGCCTGCAGGGAGAAGGTTCCGGGAGCCTCGTGGATAGAGGAGGGCGTCAGGATCGTGGCCAAGGACGCGGTGGAGGTCTTCGGGATAAAGTCAAGCGTGGAGATCAAGGTCTTTTCCATAGGGGGAATCCTCGTCCGGATAAACGTGCCGGTAAGGAACAGGGATTTTGCCCAAACGCTAGAGATTATTTCAAGGGCAGAAGGCGATGATGGTGGCGGTAGTGGCAGCGGCAGTGGTAATGTCGGCAGCAGCGGGGTACTGGCGGTAGTCTCGCAGGGCGCATCTTCCTCCACTTCCTCTTCTTCTACTTCTTCTTCTACTACTATTCCAATGGCAGAGTTTGCCAGAGACCTTGCCCGCAGGATAAAGGAAGACATCAAGCCCTTCATAACAAGCCCGTATGCCAGCATAGACTATGAAGAGAGGTACAGGCTTGTCATGGTCAGGGAGGGCGACAGGGGCCTGATCGAAAAAAGCAGGAAGGAGATAGTCGGCCTGATAAGAAAGGAGCCCTTTGAGAGGCTCTGCATGGAAGAGGTGGATGAGATATTTGACAATAACCGCTATGCATACCGGGACAACTTTTTTATCGCGGACATTCGTGGGGCGTTTGGCTTTGCAAAGAACGTAGAGGCTTTTCCCGTGCCAAGGGCGGCAGAGCTCTACCTCCTCCAAAAGCTCCAGCTCAGGGTTTACGACTCGCTCCTTGACGACATGCTCGGCAAGTCATACGACATTCTTGCCAAGGCCGAGTTCAAGGCCGACCGCGAGCTGGGCGAGAGGATAAACGACATCCACCTGATGAGGCTGGAGCTTTTAGAGATAGTCTCGGCCATGAAGGTCGCCAGGGGGAGCCCAAGGGCCCGGATATTCTCTTCTCTGTGCGAGACCCTGGGCGAGGTGTTTGAAGTGCAGGACCTGGCCGATTCCGTGACAAGAAAACTCGACAGGCTGGGGGAAATCTATACTATGGTCTACGATTCCCTCCAGAACACCCGGTTCATAAAGATGGACAGGACGATGCTGATGCTGGAAGCAATAATCGTCGTCCTGATAGCAATTGAAATAATTCTTGTGCTGGTTGGCAAATTATGA
- a CDS encoding cupredoxin domain-containing protein, whose translation MNRYLIIALAIAASAVLAVSTVTATTMAAKDQSVAQSLGASMKHREYKNGVFKVMAGGGGATAPLTKFFPTKATIKVGESVTWVNPTRVGEPHTVTFILNQTQWADLEAPFVVNNSTGITPLAPGNSQPVTISGPNGATAMIGANARAYLPVAIASDGTAMPMPPNANYTMVGTEQYVNSGFIWPNGMAPEGLPPIDTFTVKFEKAGTYDYICILHPWMAGQVAVN comes from the coding sequence ATGAACAGGTACCTCATTATTGCGCTTGCCATCGCCGCCAGCGCGGTGCTTGCAGTGAGCACCGTCACGGCGACGACGATGGCGGCAAAGGACCAGAGCGTTGCACAGTCGCTAGGAGCTAGCATGAAGCACAGGGAGTACAAGAACGGCGTGTTCAAGGTAATGGCAGGAGGAGGCGGGGCGACTGCGCCCTTGACAAAGTTCTTCCCGACCAAGGCCACGATAAAGGTGGGTGAAAGCGTCACGTGGGTCAACCCGACGAGGGTGGGCGAGCCGCACACCGTGACGTTTATCCTGAACCAGACGCAGTGGGCAGACCTCGAAGCTCCATTTGTCGTCAACAATTCGACGGGCATCACCCCGCTTGCGCCGGGTAACTCGCAGCCAGTAACCATCTCAGGACCCAACGGCGCCACGGCGATGATAGGAGCAAACGCAAGGGCCTACTTGCCTGTCGCGATTGCATCCGACGGCACCGCAATGCCGATGCCGCCAAACGCCAACTACACCATGGTCGGCACAGAGCAGTACGTCAACTCGGGCTTTATCTGGCCAAATGGCATGGCTCCGGAAGGACTCCCACCTATCGACACATTCACGGTCAAGTTCGAGAAGGCAGGGACGTACGACTATATCTGCATACTGCACCCGTGGATGGCAGGCCAGGTAGCAGTCAACTAA
- a CDS encoding FlgD immunoglobulin-like domain containing protein, which translates to MELGNQMASLAAKAVLAIAVILSGALLLQAAHAQQPPGNNKKFAVALSEMLVTADAASKGFSMKKSVSDNVSVKDATSKSVEKPIRKSIVTKVTIKDSIRKTLVHDIHVSRSMFEQFSLKDTVKGPSVAAIAESLRVRERPLLSGAVLPPAPPHLSVLGGGEGGQKTFHSDRDDSVAIAFHSSSAGTYRVDIENAAGDTVATLTGAMVAGENQVKWTGVDLEGKAAPSGTYTYYITAKNGSGTRSAPSGGDGKIVVAADGDGSGVPIFPGRQDLQIPFMELLPIALPVAAAGGVAAAFLISKMRKKKLVLYLPPDAAPVIDDIRQKYPGATVEDYMSPSEQSPSRYMGVVIADSKESNDEWISGIIAKAKQLAGVDSINLSYRGKMRSV; encoded by the coding sequence TTGGAACTTGGGAATCAGATGGCATCATTAGCTGCAAAAGCGGTGCTTGCAATCGCGGTCATCCTTTCAGGGGCGCTGCTACTGCAGGCCGCGCATGCGCAACAGCCGCCTGGCAATAATAAAAAGTTCGCCGTCGCGCTGTCCGAAATGCTTGTAACAGCCGACGCGGCGTCCAAGGGATTTTCCATGAAAAAGAGCGTTTCAGACAATGTGTCAGTCAAGGATGCGACGTCAAAGAGCGTGGAAAAGCCCATCCGCAAGTCGATTGTCACAAAGGTAACAATCAAGGATTCGATACGCAAGACCCTTGTGCACGATATTCACGTATCCAGGTCCATGTTTGAGCAGTTCTCGTTGAAAGACACGGTAAAGGGCCCAAGCGTAGCTGCAATAGCAGAATCCCTCCGTGTCCGCGAGCGCCCGCTCTTGTCAGGAGCCGTACTCCCGCCTGCCCCGCCGCATCTGTCCGTGCTTGGAGGGGGAGAAGGAGGGCAAAAGACGTTCCACTCGGACAGGGACGACTCGGTCGCAATAGCGTTCCACTCGTCTTCGGCAGGCACGTACAGGGTCGACATAGAGAACGCGGCAGGCGACACGGTAGCGACCTTGACAGGAGCGATGGTGGCAGGCGAGAACCAGGTAAAGTGGACCGGCGTGGACTTGGAGGGCAAGGCAGCGCCTTCAGGCACGTACACCTACTACATCACCGCAAAGAACGGCTCCGGAACGAGAAGCGCTCCAAGCGGGGGAGACGGCAAGATAGTGGTTGCTGCCGACGGCGACGGTTCGGGCGTGCCCATCTTTCCCGGCAGGCAGGATCTTCAAATCCCGTTCATGGAGCTGCTGCCCATAGCATTGCCGGTGGCTGCGGCAGGAGGCGTAGCAGCGGCATTTCTCATCAGCAAGATGAGGAAGAAAAAGCTGGTGCTGTACTTGCCCCCGGACGCCGCGCCGGTCATTGACGACATCAGGCAAAAGTACCCCGGCGCGACCGTCGAGGACTATATGAGCCCAAGTGAGCAGAGCCCAAGCCGGTACATGGGCGTCGTCATAGCCGACTCTAAAGAGTCCAACGACGAATGGATTTCAGGCATCATAGCCAAGGCCAAACAGCTTGCCGGCGTCGACTCGATAAACCTGAGCTACCGCGGCAAGATGCGGTCCGTGTAG
- a CDS encoding DNA-methyltransferase has product MAAAGTRKDKKNKRAPPTRTSDFGVSRRESHDSSQFYSRRLYYSGDGDDDNGRGAGMPESNSVPAQALDRIFCKSSEKMDELPDRSVHLAVTSPPYNVGKEYDGDLTMEQYRQLLKSVFSELYRVLADGGRACINVANLGRKPYIPLHSFIIQDMLACGFLMRGEVIWDKGSSAGASTAWGSWQSASNPTLRDVHEYVLVFSKGSFSRRPTGKNTISKEEFLQYTKSVWEFQAESARKVGHPAPFPVELPYRCIQLYTFAGDVVLDPFCGIGSSCIAALKAGRHFVGYDTSKEYVKAAQARLQTFMQKGNIAF; this is encoded by the coding sequence ATGGCGGCAGCAGGCACAAGAAAGGACAAGAAGAACAAGCGCGCGCCCCCGACAAGGACGAGTGACTTTGGGGTGTCCCGGCGGGAAAGCCACGACTCGTCGCAGTTCTACTCGCGCCGACTATATTACTCCGGCGACGGCGACGATGACAACGGCAGAGGCGCCGGCATGCCGGAAAGCAACAGCGTGCCTGCACAAGCGCTTGATAGGATATTCTGCAAAAGCAGCGAGAAGATGGACGAGCTGCCTGACAGAAGCGTCCACCTTGCCGTCACGTCGCCCCCATACAACGTGGGAAAAGAGTACGACGGCGACCTGACGATGGAGCAGTACCGCCAGCTCTTGAAAAGCGTGTTTAGCGAGCTTTACCGCGTGCTTGCAGACGGCGGGAGGGCGTGCATCAACGTGGCAAACCTTGGCCGCAAGCCGTACATACCACTCCACAGCTTTATCATCCAGGACATGCTTGCGTGCGGGTTTCTGATGCGCGGCGAGGTGATATGGGACAAAGGCTCCAGCGCCGGCGCCTCCACTGCGTGGGGCAGCTGGCAGTCCGCGTCAAACCCCACGCTTCGCGACGTGCACGAATACGTGCTGGTATTTTCCAAGGGATCGTTTTCAAGGAGGCCAACAGGCAAAAACACGATCTCCAAGGAAGAGTTCCTGCAGTACACGAAAAGCGTGTGGGAGTTCCAGGCCGAGTCCGCAAGGAAGGTGGGGCACCCTGCGCCCTTTCCCGTTGAATTGCCATACAGGTGCATCCAGCTGTACACGTTTGCCGGCGATGTTGTCCTTGACCCGTTCTGCGGCATCGGCTCATCCTGCATAGCCGCGCTGAAGGCAGGCCGGCACTTTGTAGGATATGATACAAGCAAAGAATACGTGAAGGCCGCGCAGGCAAGGCTACAAACATTCATGCAAAAAGGAAATATTGCATTCTAG
- a CDS encoding methane monooxygenase/ammonia monooxygenase subunit C, translating into MAQIPLLIPKEVEVQRLKKIYIMVIVLAQIALSVEIDNFVDGSLHQTSIRDSAFTPAHWWLYSHFIALPVGWGMVAMYDRRVPVLRGPGNSMNTGLKITIIGYLATMFTVGVNEMWHFWMVEEIFSVPNHWMFNMGVVVAFMGALAYVVRVYARMVELQQETPAKNPYVAEMYKLALEGKLYSRSIP; encoded by the coding sequence ATGGCACAGATACCTTTGCTGATACCAAAAGAAGTCGAAGTACAACGGCTGAAAAAGATCTACATCATGGTCATAGTACTGGCCCAGATAGCACTATCCGTGGAGATAGACAACTTTGTCGACGGCTCGCTGCACCAGACGTCCATACGCGACTCGGCCTTCACGCCGGCCCACTGGTGGCTGTACAGCCACTTTATCGCGCTGCCAGTCGGCTGGGGCATGGTGGCCATGTACGACAGAAGGGTTCCAGTCCTCAGGGGCCCCGGCAACTCGATGAACACGGGCTTGAAGATAACCATCATCGGCTACCTTGCCACGATGTTCACTGTCGGGGTCAACGAGATGTGGCACTTCTGGATGGTCGAGGAGATCTTTTCCGTACCGAACCACTGGATGTTCAACATGGGTGTCGTAGTGGCATTCATGGGCGCCTTGGCGTACGTGGTGAGGGTGTACGCAAGGATGGTGGAGCTGCAGCAGGAGACTCCGGCCAAGAACCCGTACGTGGCAGAGATGTACAAGCTGGCGCTGGAAGGAAAACTGTACAGCAGGTCGATACCGTAA
- a CDS encoding NAD(P)H-hydrate epimerase translates to MKKKGGAAAAITSDQMYSIEENGHSGIGMRRFLMMENAGHGISDFITGKFKQQLKNKKIVAVCGTGNNGGDGLVAVRHLAGYGAKTSVVLLGSPSDIKSEEAKLNWGIVEKMDSVEIIFGKEVSDAVRKKILSADIILDGIFGTGIKREIKDPHASAIDAINKSKKAYVLAIDVPSGLDPNTGSVYDKVVRADATITFHRMKKGLVTKGARKYTGPVRVEWIGIPPEAERGVL, encoded by the coding sequence ATGAAGAAGAAAGGCGGGGCAGCGGCAGCCATCACTTCGGATCAGATGTATAGCATAGAGGAAAATGGCCACAGCGGAATTGGCATGCGCCGGTTCTTGATGATGGAAAACGCCGGCCACGGCATCTCTGATTTTATCACAGGCAAGTTCAAGCAGCAGCTAAAGAACAAGAAAATAGTCGCCGTGTGCGGCACCGGCAACAATGGGGGCGATGGCCTTGTCGCGGTGCGCCACCTTGCCGGCTATGGGGCCAAGACGTCGGTGGTCCTGCTTGGAAGCCCATCTGACATCAAGAGCGAGGAAGCCAAGCTCAACTGGGGCATAGTCGAAAAGATGGACTCTGTCGAAATCATCTTTGGAAAAGAGGTGAGCGACGCGGTGCGAAAAAAGATCCTCTCTGCAGACATTATCCTTGACGGCATATTTGGCACCGGCATAAAGCGCGAGATCAAAGACCCGCATGCGTCAGCAATAGATGCGATAAACAAGTCAAAAAAGGCATACGTCCTTGCCATCGATGTTCCTTCCGGCCTTGACCCGAACACAGGCTCTGTCTATGACAAGGTCGTCAGGGCTGACGCCACTATAACGTTCCACCGCATGAAAAAGGGGCTTGTAACAAAAGGTGCAAGAAAATACACAGGGCCTGTGCGCGTCGAGTGGATAGGCATACCGCCCGAAGCGGAGCGTGGTGTCCTGTGA